In Canis lupus dingo isolate Sandy chromosome 12, ASM325472v2, whole genome shotgun sequence, the following proteins share a genomic window:
- the FAM229B gene encoding protein FAM229B, giving the protein MPFRFGTQPRRFPVEGGDSSIGLESGLSSSAACNGKEMSPTRQLRRCPGSHCLTITDVPITVYATMRKPPAQSSKEMHPK; this is encoded by the exons ATGCCTTTTCGGTTTGGGACCCAGCCAAGGAGGTTTCCAGTGGAAGGAGGAGATTCTTCAATTGGGCTAGAATCTGGGCTGAGCTCCAGTGCTGCCTGTAATGGGAAAGAGATGTCACCAACCAG GCAACTCCGAAGATGCCCTGGAAGTCATTGCCTGACAATAACTGATGTTCCTATTACTGTCTATGCAACAATGCGAAAGCCACCTGCACAAAGCAGCAAGGAAATGCATCCTAAATAG